In the Mytilus galloprovincialis chromosome 10, xbMytGall1.hap1.1, whole genome shotgun sequence genome, one interval contains:
- the LOC143047700 gene encoding uncharacterized protein LOC143047700: protein MIDIFISTMEFQCDICSKTFSRQSDLKRQKFTIHGSSFFSCNKCDKEFNRKDKFVEHCGKCVITCKYCDANFKLQKDVNEHVNLIHTDKKFVCTKCEKKFAAKTNMQKHQQKCTQSTSSVIRSPQPGPSSRPDMDERTFRCRRCTARFDNRRQLYLHGMQHHYQTGAGGLQSRPWTHDEAPWEVEEDGALKTVYEANAPLILENHSESSVTSTYNVPLTNDFTVPQLMEQAERLYDRQGHAFRLNLEFGLILRHTETGEYRYFRPFQNESLFQRPIYVSRRQDLNRLKLRLKRFNVTDYILRQRPDTKWKPYLVTNVRFVFYYLNYPLGNAVKLPDYILNSRSIVALDKTRNGKHVYKDHLCAFRCLAVHHGHRTD, encoded by the exons ATGATCGACATCTTCATTTCAACGATGGAGTTTCAGTGTGACATATGTTCGAAAACTTTTTCAAGACAATCCGACCTGAAGAGACAAAAATTCACCATTCACGGATCTAGTTTCTTTTCATGTAATAAATGTGATAAggaatttaatagaaaagacaAATTTGTAGAACATTGTGGAAAATGTGTCATAACGTGTAAATATTGTGACGCTAATTTTAAACTCCAGAAAGACGTGAATGAACATGTGAATTTAATCCACACGGACAAGAAGTTCGTGTGTACCAAATGTGAAAAGAAATTTGCGGCTAAAACGAATATGCAGAAACACCAACAGAAGTGTACTCAATCG aCTTCTTCGGTCATTCGATCGCCTCAACCTGGGCCTAGTTCTAGACCAGATATGGACGAGAGGACCTTCCGATGTCGGAGATGCACTGCACGATTTGACAATCGACGCCAGTTGTACCTACACGGTATGCAACACCACTATCAGACAGGTGCCGGAGGTTTACAATCTCGACCTTGGACCCACGATGAAGCCCCCTGGGAAGTGGAGGAAGACGGAGCTTTGAAGACCGTTTACGAGGCCAATGCACCCCTCATCTTAGAGAATCACAGCGAGAGTTCCGTGACATCAACTTATAACGTTCCACTCACCAACGATTTCACCGTCCCCCAATTGATGGAGCAAGCTGAACGTCTCTATGATCGCCAGGGTCACGCCTTTCGTCTCAATTTGGAATTCGGTTTGATATTACGACATACGGAAACCGGAGAATACCGTTACTTCCGGCCATTTCAGAACGAAAGTCTTTTTCAAAGACCCATTTACGTCTCCAGACGCCAAGATCTAAACCGGTTGAAATTACGTCTTAAACGTTTTAACGTCACCGACTACATCTTACGTCAGAGACCCGACACGAAATGGAAACCGTATTTAGTCACCAACGTCCGATTCGTCTTCTATTACCTAAACTATCCCCTGGGCAACGCCGTGAAGCTACCGGACTACATTCTGAATTCTAGATCCATCGTGGCTTTAGATAAAACTCGAAATGGAAAACACGTATACAAAGACCACCTGTGCGCCTTTCGTTGCCTGGCCGTGCACCACGGACATCGGACAGACTGA
- the LOC143047702 gene encoding alpha-ketoglutarate-dependent dioxygenase alkB homolog 3-like: protein MNTDRKRRSRVQGGWAAPSNVRSDRNKPQVPQAPAWTGKNVDQVQHTEKKFMFQESEEEVREKPVEKVITKAGVCDLSTEPSGVSRIRFFPNFLDPAEADTIYNDLYHEVPWRQRSDFKNGESFLQPRLTAWYGDFPYSYSGVRHEANAEWHSTLKMLKDRLEEVTGLQFNSMLANMYRDGHDSVAWHSDDERSLGPEPTIASLSFGDSRNFELRKKPASGSDDYTYMQHAKIPLTHGSLLIMEGATQADWQHRIPREYHDRGPRINLTYRVIIPE, encoded by the exons ATGAATACAGATCGCAAACGTCGATCCAGAGTTCAAGGTGGTTGGGCTGCACCATCAAATGTCAGATCTGACAGAAACAAACCCCAAGTTCCTCAAGCTCCAGCTTGGACTGGAAAAAATGTTGATCAAGTCCAACATACTGAAAAGAAATTTATGTTCCAAGAATCTGAAGAG GAAGTCAGAGAGAAGCCAGTTGAAAAGGTTATAAC GAAAGCTGGTGTATGTGATCTAAGTACAGAACCATCTGGAGTATCAAG GATAAGATTCTTTCCAAATTTTCTGGATCCTGCTGAGGCTGATACAATTTACAATGACTTGTATCATGAAGTACCTTGGCGACAAAGgtctgattttaaaaatggagaGTCATTTCTACAGCCACGACTAACAGCTTGGTACGGCGATTTTCCTTATTCTTACTCAGGTGTGAGACATGAAGCTAATGCTGAG TGGCATTCAACCTTGAAAATGTTAAAGGACAGATTAGAGGAAGTAACAGGACTGCAATTTAATTCAATGTTAGCTAATATGTACCGTGATGGACATGATTCAGTGGCTTGGCATTCAGACGATGAGCGGTCATTAGGCCCTGAACCAACAATAGCTTCCTTATCCTTTGGTGATAGCAGAAATTTTGAGCTGAGAAAGAAGCCTGCTAGT GGTTCAGATGACTACACCTATATGCAACATGCCAAAATACCTTTGACTCATGGTTCTTTGTTAATAATGGAAGGGGCAACACAGGCAGACTGGCAA caTAGAATTCCTAGAGAATATCATGACAGAGGTCCAAGAATTAATTTGACATACAGAGTTATAATTCCtgaatga